CAGACACTAGACATCAAACAACTTTCCTAAAAGATACTACAACTTTTGAATAACTTTAAATTCTTAGACAGTGAATACCAGACATGCTAAGCATTAGCCCGTTGGTCTAACTAATCCTGATACTTTAAACACATGTACAGTGTGCAGGTGACTGTTCATGGTAACCTTGCTTAACCATCTTTAATTGCTTAGGAACAAACGATGATGGAAGGTTTAAGCCTGAAATAAACCATTacaacttaaaaaaaaatttgattataATAACCAACAcggaataataaaagaaaaaaacatgctAAATTGGGGGAAATAACCTGCCAGTAGTCCTGGATTTTATTTTATAGGGCTTGACAAGGACGCGAGCCCCATCAATAAAATGAGGATTCCCCTTCATCAAGACAGCACCAACAGTTTCTGGTCTGACAAAGCTCACAAATCCGAACATGCGCTTGTCTTGGTAAGGAATCCTCACATCTTTTACTGGACCATATTTCCTGATAGTGGTAATAAATTATTAACCATTGGGGAATAATAAGGGAAAAAAATCCAAGTCACAGAATTGGCAGTGTCAAAATGATTACGAGAAATAGTTTGAGACACCATCAACAGTGAATGTGCTTTCTGCTGGAAATGTAAGATAAATCTGATAAGAACTTGAAGATGTTGTGCCTGGATTAGTTCTCTCATTCGTGGACTTGTATCTTGGTGCATCTTCTGCTAGAATTATGTAATGCTCTCCATGTGCTCTAACATTCAGCAAAGAAGTATTGAACACAAATTTGCAACTGCAATTGATATGAATCAATCATAGGTGAAGAATCACTTTCACTTACCTAGCAATGACAATGCTACTATCCTTGAAGTTGATGAGCAGCTTTATCAAGCTGAAACCAGTCTTGTCATGCCTTTGGCTCTCTGTAAGATACCCCTCGGTTAAAAGGTGCTTGCCATACCGATCGTAGTATAGTTTAGGCAGCAATGCAATAGAAATAGGCCCTTTCAATCTCAAAAGCTCTACAATTTCCCTTTCTATCTTCTCAAGTGATCTAGGTGTGGCACCTTCGTCACAGTTTGCAGCATTGTTCATGTCATGAATAAAATTCCAAGGGTAGCCATCTGACAAGGATTGCTCATGCAAGAACCTACAGCTTCTGCCATGCTTGCAGTAACCCTTGTTGAAAAAATGGCACACCTTGCTCGACTTTGAAGGACTGCATGATCTTCTCCTAGTTCTTAAAGTCAGCTTACCATGGTGTGAAACTTCAGGGAGGCAATCATTTTCCATCTGATTGGCAATTTCTAATTGCTCCTTCAAACCGAGAAAATTAGTGTGTTCATCAAAAGAGTACTCATCCACGATTAAATCTTTGTATGGTGAACACTGTCCAGAAACATGCTGAAGATTCAAATAGGGTTTTGGAACATGAGAATTGTAAGAACCATGATGGTTGGAACCAAGTTGCATGTCAGAGTTGGAAAGCATGGACTTAGCATCACTTATTCTTGACACTAACATGTTGTCAGACCCCAATGCTAATTGGACCAATTCTTGATTGGTAGGCTCCTTTAAGAAAATACAACCCATGATCTTGAGCGCATTCTCTGGATCAAGCTTTTGAATTCTACCGAGGATTACTTTTGCTAATTCCGAATTGTCCATATCATACTTTGTAGCCTCTATGCACATAATGAAGAAAAAATTAGAATGAAAAGGTAAAATAAAGAGCTTACGCATAACACTTTTAGCAAATCATTTTGCTGCCCAACAACAATAAGAACATGATATGAACAGTGTGAATAACAACAATCTGCCACAGCATGGTATGTTAATCTTTATCTTTTAGAAAAACAAcataatattatatttctttaaaaaagaaatattaatCTCCAAGAGTAATGGTGTCCAGATGTTTCCCAATGCAACAAACTATGTTACAAGAAGGCAAAAGATCTAGGGTGTTATTACCCATCTAATAGACCTGAAAAACGAAATATTTCATAAAAGTTTTATCAAGCCCTCTTTTTGTTTAATTAATAAACAACTAAAAATCTCTTGTACAAATAGCCACCCACCGTCGAAAATAATAAAATCTTTCATTGATGATGAAGGCTGAAATTATGTAACCAACCAAATTATAATAATCTGTCAAAGAAGGATCTTAGACAAAGATTATATTTCAAAATGTACATATGAGGCTTCAATTCCTTGTTACAGAAAGTAATCTATTATAAACAATCTGCAATAAAAACTCCACTACAATGAACATAATTAATATGCATGGAATAAAATATACAAAAATATTACTCAGGAAACAACTGTATCAGACAGAAAAATGAATCTTTGCATAGCAGCATAAAATTCCGACTGTACCAAATTGCAAAATGAATTTGTACTAAATATAGGAAATAATGCATAAGCATCATTGTATGTTATTATGTGACGATGAAAGTACAAAAATAATTTCTAACTTTGCACAAGCATCATTCTATGTTACTAGCCATCTAATAGACATTAATAATGAAAGATTCCATAAAAGTTTCATCAAGCCCTGTTTTTGTCAACTAATAAACAATTAACAATCAATTGAATAAATAACTACCTGCTGTCGAAAATGATAAAATCTTTCATTGATGATGAaggattttattatttttcatcatcaatgaaaatatgatggcaatattttttataatgtgATGGCCAACTTTGATTAATATGGATGAGATGATGATTTATGAGTCTATGACAATGTTTCTGATCTGATGAATGACCGGCAATGGAATCCATTCATCCTAGATGAATTTCCACCCTTCTCTTATTAAATTAATATGTAACGTTCATTTCCAAATTACTCCAATGATGATTGATGGATATGGATTCCACATTCCGAAAGTTTTGTTAGTGCAAGAGGTGCTTTCCATTACCTAAGGCGAGGCAAGATTAATGGTGACACAAATTGGATTGGTTGGAAGGTGAAATGGACCCATCAAATTTACCCAAAAATGAAAATATTATCATGACAATTTCTTTGGAAGAGATTGCCTACTTCAAACTCCATTGCTAAAATTTTGCATACACAAACTGAACCATGTTCCATTTCTCATTTTGATTATGGACTCTTGGGTCTTATATCTTCTTTAAATGTTCATTTGCCAACCAGTTCTGGTCTTTAGCTTTCTGCACTCTTCTAACTTTTATTTCCAGAATTTCTCATCTTAGGAAGTGGGCTCATGGTGGCAGGAAGGCCAAAACCTTAACACTTATAATACTAAGTTTACTAGAGCTTCTATTACTAATTCCTTATAGTTTATAATATAACCAGAATGATTGACTCTTCTGCAActaccatgtccaactgctttccATCTGGTGTAAGGTTACTGTGGTCACAAACCATTATGTGCAAGCTTCTGGAAAGGCTAAGTTAAATACTAAACCCTTATTTCCCCTTCgactttatataaaaattattagtgATTGATACTAAATCCACTCTAATACCATTACAAATTATCACGACCTAACTAACCTGTTAGAAACCAGGTAGCCCATATGCTTAACCTCAGATAATGGCATTATATCAATCTAACCTTAGAAGGAATATATATTTTACCTTCAACATTATATGGGAATTCTGTCCCATACAAATACCAATAATCACAATATGATTAATATGTTTGAAATCACGTGACCCAAAATACTTAAGTCCCAATTAATAAATCCTATCCCATTAGCTTTGAAGTGAGATTAGATTGGAATGTTATTATCTTCATccaaaaaaaacaaaattgaGCGCAACTCAGTGCTCAGAAACGTCAATGACACTAAACTGATTCCATATTAAATATGGAAAAACAAAatggaaaataatatatatatatatatatatatatatattaaattatcagATTGATGAAAGAAAATGCTGTCATGCCCAAAAACCAAACAAAAAGTCCCAGAAATAACTTAAATATAAACTTGGAGAAGGCTAAGCAAATACCATGCACAAGATGAAGGTCATCTTGTGGGAGACTGCCATCTTCTCCCTCGCCCTCGCGAGGCGGAGACGCCGCCATGCACCTCCACAAACAAGAGGAGGATGAGCAGAAAGGAAGGAAGGGGAGATTGAAGATCGAAAAGAGATCGGACTGCCGACAATGTATATAAATAGGAGATGAGATGAGAGAGTCAGGAGGGAGTCGAATTGGATTGAGGCGGTTTCCATATTATGGCTTCTTATCCGTTTTGAAGAGGATATTTTTTTCGTTAATTTCTGCTTGATTGTGTGCGATATTTAATTAAGAAGAAAATATAACAAATAGGGGCTCTCttttttgtcctttttttttaGAGAAACATTTTGTTTTTttccatgaaaaataaaaaaatgataaatattcatcgaaaattaaagattaatttgaatgatcaattttttaaatatagacTCTTTAAAAATTCGGTGTTTTCTGTTTCTGAAAATAAATTTAAGAAAATGAAAAATATGGTCgagaattaaaatattaaattgaaAGATTAATTTTTCTAATAGGGGCTCTTTTTGGTCACTTCAAAATTacaagttttattttattttatattattaagttAGTAATAGCTCAAGAAAAAAAATAGTGTAGACAATTCAAGACGCTAAGAGATGAATGTATACATGCGGAGAGATCATCTTTTATAGGCCAACGATTATGATATcaccatgatatattttcttttagatgTCATGCACCACATCATAATTGGGCTGGCTAACTAGGTGTGCCTAGGCAATGCCATGTCATCACCTAGTGGGCTCTCATGGTCGACTAGGCACCACGTGTCAAGCCTTAATTGATTacatattatttaattaaatattatgtGCACAATTTCAATTTATTATCAAATCTGACTATATTATTTCTTATTACATGTATAAAAAAAATAGTTAACTTAATTTTACAGTATTTTGttcacataaaaaatatatattgatttgGATTATTTATGTAGGGAGCATGAGACATAAGAGATATGTGGAAATTAGAGTAACACATGAGAGATGTGAATAATATTGGTATATGTTAAGTTGAATTATATACTTTATGGGTGTCGAAAGTATGAGATAGACGATGACATTAGGGCATGCCTATTTAAACTACCTAAGTAGGTATTTAGGAATACTTAGCTAAATTGTCCTCTTGTTGTGTGTTTGAACCATATTTGCATGAATGCAAAGGCTTTTGGATATAAGAGTAGCACATGGAGACATGC
The window above is part of the Musa acuminata AAA Group cultivar baxijiao chromosome BXJ1-1, Cavendish_Baxijiao_AAA, whole genome shotgun sequence genome. Proteins encoded here:
- the LOC135618976 gene encoding zinc finger CCCH domain-containing protein 54-like, with the translated sequence MAASPPREGEGEDGSLPQDDLHLVHEATKYDMDNSELAKVILGRIQKLDPENALKIMGCIFLKEPTNQELVQLALGSDNMLVSRISDAKSMLSNSDMQLGSNHHGSYNSHVPKPYLNLQHVSGQCSPYKDLIVDEYSFDEHTNFLGLKEQLEIANQMENDCLPEVSHHGKLTLRTRRRSCSPSKSSKVCHFFNKGYCKHGRSCRFLHEQSLSDGYPWNFIHDMNNAANCDEGATPRSLEKIEREIVELLRLKGPISIALLPKLYYDRYGKHLLTEGYLTESQRHDKTGFSLIKLLINFKDSSIVIARAHGEHYIILAEDAPRYKSTNERTNPGTTSSSSYQIYLTFPAESTFTVDGVSNYFSKYGPVKDVRIPYQDKRMFGFVSFVRPETVGAVLMKGNPHFIDGARVLVKPYKIKSRTTGRTHTKKTKPTTCYPNLQMNSYFPLMPLDLNNSNQLREQLIGEHEKMFKDDRMCLSKFNMASRTPTETPLLHYGTEPKTSGYVKFPVIDKCHAVDAINTGLNTDDEFSNSCTENRSQIELPESPFYSLSRGKQYFESHVPIQRRK